A single Salmo salar chromosome ssa19, Ssal_v3.1, whole genome shotgun sequence DNA region contains:
- the LOC123728993 gene encoding uncharacterized protein isoform X2 has translation MELSEADRPKRRITGASCTLNEDIDAILPFCSNGFTLTPPRNQAQVHCEESPRPKKLLLQETALHGHDSSPAYNGTEDHTHREPAEDFRAPDIHNKTRKTDDFNVLNDISQVDDWLFCNAANLLDSSNSYVETPKPEIDQAEFIKAFSKALKSRNVLLHQRMVDLLERQYSQDLSFWHRTMPRLLKRKYRR, from the exons ATGGAGCTTTCTGAAG CGGACAGACCCAAAAGAAGGATCACGGGTGCTTCGTGTACTCTGAACGAGGACATCGATGCTATTCTGCCTTTCTGTTCGAACGGGTTTACCCTAACACCACCCAGGAACCAAGCGCAAGTGCATTGCGAAGAATCTCCCAGGCCCAAAAAGTTACTTCTTCAAGAAACGGCCCTACACGGACATG ACTCCTCCCCGGCGTATAACGGCACAGAAGACCATACACACCGAGAACCCGCGGAGGATTTCAGAGCGCCTGACATTCACAATAAAACAAGGAAAACTGATGATTTCAACGTTTTAAATGACATTTCACAGGTAGACGACTGGCTATTCTGTAACGCAGCCAATCTTCTTGATTCCTCCAATTCTTATGTAGAAACACCCAAACCTGAAATAGACCAAGCGGAGTTTATCAAGGCCTTTTCAAAGGCTCTAAAATCCAGAAATGTCTTGCTACACCAACGAATGGTTGATTTACTCGAGCGGCAATACAGTCAGGATCTATCCTTCTGGCATAGAACAATGCCCCGGTTGTTAAAACGCAAATACCGGCGCTAA
- the LOC123728993 gene encoding uncharacterized protein isoform X1, translated as MQSEIINNKRACLINVHNHGNKLCFAIGLAHLLNPGCTDLEALQKARELQNAVGLGIHDAVAFSDIVKFENFLNIKIVVLYHSRANASLLKFQNNPQPHPQILYFYVQNDHYYAVTNIGAFLGAPYVCPACHTGYTRKGGHSCRYNCSVCLDEKCPMQPLNLTPCADCHRTCRSAYCYEKHKIETWHPKACKSVSSCAINRKCPKCQCNYNLKIDSPKPHVCGIIHCPICKGPLKSRDSEVVQDVPHECYIQPLAEDEHSEKYIFYDFETNQQSGVHLPIFVSTMTFKGDKWSAEGPNCALLFLKHFRKPQYRNFTFIAHNSRAYDSYLLLNPLIQQGVAPSVIAQGSKILCFVDPAFNQRYIDSLSFLPMRLSQMPEALGFENSVKGWFPHFFTSEENLHYIGSYPRPEMYGCDQMSPKERERFMTWYETVCHSTFDFHKEMESYCDNDVVILREGCLRFRAEVIKDAGIDPWSCTTIASACMKTYRTHFLPPASIAIPSPDNYRRQFKSYSSGSIQWLEYLAQDKDIFIQHALNRGEKAFGPYHVDGYTQIDGVETVFEYNGCFFHGCKSCFEPQALCVLTQKTFGEMYLEFQDKCESLQATYGLKVNVMWEHEWTALKKSDPHVRAFLSSFDPPEPLEPRQALYGGRTNALTLRYVAQPDETIGYVDFTSLYPHVMSSSCYPMGHPEIIHRDFDLPQNYFGLIKATVYPPRGLFIPVLPYKGPQGKLFFPLCRTCSENNNQEKPCDHSDQERALTAVWVTPEFTKALEKGYRVAKIFEVWNFSRKSDTLFKEYIKTFLRCKQMASGYPSSVTDQESKDKYIRDYRDREGILLDPDRIEVNKTKRNVSKLYLNSLWGKLSQRCNMLTTTIIKDPEEFLEFVFSDQYEISHFSFLSQDIVLVQWRRNTKWVLPPGNVNVFLAAFTTAYGRLELYALMEQLQRRVLYHDTDSVVYVSKQGDWSPPLSNYLGGLTSELKDGDHITEWSSCGPKSYAFRTKDNHVVLKAKGVTQNYENASRVNLESITRLVEGFINDRNSDLEILSSYKKIVRDKKGFHLRNAPLTKRFRVVYDKRMLLPNGTTLPFGY; from the coding sequence ATGCAATCAGAAATCATAAACAATAAAAGGGCATGCCTCATAAACGTTCACAATCACGGTAATAAGCTATGCTTTGCAATAGGCCTAGCACATTTACTAAACCCCGGATGTACGGATCTAGAGGCGTTGCAAAAGGCTAGAGAGCTTCAAAATGCTGTAGGTCTGGGTATACATGATGCTGTCGCATTCTCTGACATAGTCAAATTTGAAAACTTTCTGAACATCAAGATTGTGGTTTTGTACCACAGTAGAGCTAATGCTTCTCTCTTGAAATTCCAAAACAACCCCCAACCTCATCCTCAGATCCTGTACTTTTATGTGCAAAACGACCATTACTATGCAGTTACCAACATCGGAGCGTTTTTAGGCGCCCCCTATGTGTGTCCAGCCTGTCATACCGGCTACACCCGAAAGGGTGGCCACTCGTGCCGTTATAACTGTTCCGTATGTCTGGATGAAAAATGTCCGATGCAGCCCTTAAACCTGACACCCTGTGCCGATTGTCACAGGACATGCCGTTCGGCCTACTGTTACGAAAAACACAAAATTGAAACATGGCACCCCAAGGCCTGTAAATCTGTAAGCAGTTGTGCTATTAACAGGAAATGTCCAAAATGTCAATGCAATTACAACCTTAAAATAGACAGCCCTAAACCTCATGTGTGTGGAATCATTCATTGCCCAATCTGTAAAGGGCCTTTGAAAAGCAGAGACTCTGAAGTTGTTCAAGATGTTCCCCACGAGTGTTATATTCAACCCTTGGCTGAAGATGAACATtcagagaaatacattttttatgatTTTGAGACTAATCAACAATCAGGGGTTCATTTGCCTATTTTTGTATCTACCATGACTTTCAAGGGGGATAAGTGGTCAGCTGAGGGACCCAATTGTGCACTCCTCTTTCTAAAACACTTCAGAAAACCCCAGTACAGAAACTTTACGTTTATAGCGCACAATTCTAGAGCATATGATTCGTACCTTCTTTTGAACCCTCTGATACAGCAAGGCGTTGCGCCCAGTGTCATAGCTCAAGGTAGTAAAATCTTGTGTTTTGTAGACCCCGCTTTCAACCAGAGATACATTGACAGTTTAAGCTTCTTACCCATGAGATTGTCTCAAATGCCTGAGGCCTTGGGTTTTGAGAACTCTGTGAAAGGTTGGTTTCCCCATTTTTTTACATCTGAGGAGAATTTACACTATATAGGATCTTATCCGAGACCTGAAATGTACGGTTGTGATCAAATGTCtcccaaagagcgagagagattcatgACATGGTACGAGACAGTATGTCACAGCACTTTTGATTTCCACAAAGAGATGGAGTCATACTGTGACAACGACGTGGTTATCCTTCGCGAGGGGTGCCTCAGATTCAGAGCAGAGGTCATCAAAGATGCAGGCATTGACCCCTGGAGTTGTACAACTATTGCATCGGCATGCATGAAAACCTATCGTACACACTTTCTACCTCCTGCATCTATAGCTATCCCCTCGCCTGACAACTACCGACGCCAATTTAAGTCATACTCTAGTGGCTCCATTCAGTGGTTGGAGTACTTGGCCCAGGATAAAGACATTTTTATTCAACATGCTTTGAATAGGGGTGAGAAGGCGTTTGGGCCTTATCATGTAGATGGATACACACAGATTGACGGTGTTGAGACTGTGTTTGAGTACAACGGTTGTTTCTTCCACGGGTGTAAATCTTGCTTTGAGccacaggccctgtgtgtcctaaCCCAAAAGACTTTTGGTGAAATGTACCTAGAGTTTCAAGACAAATGTGAATCTTTACAGGCTACTTATGGTTTGAAAGTGAATGTTATGTGGGAGCATGAGTGGACCGCACTCAAAAAGTCTGATCCTCATGTTCGAGCTTTCCTTTCCAGCTTTGACCCACCAGAACCCTTGGAGCCACGACAGGCCCTGTATGGAGGCCGTACCAATGCTTTGACCTTGCGGTATGTAGCGCAACCAGACGAGACAATAGGTTATGTAGATTTTACATCTCTTTATCCTCATGTAATGAGTTCCTCATGCTATCCTATGGGGCATCCTGAAATTATTCACCGCGACTTTGACTTACCCCAAAACTATTTTGGTCTGATTAAAGCAACGGTCTACCCACCTAGGGGTTTGTTTATACCAGTGTTGCCTTACAAGGGACCTCAAGGAAAACTTTTCTTTCCCCTATGTCGCACCTGCAGTGAAAACAACAACCAGGAAAAGCCTTGTGATCACTCAGATCAGGAAAGAGCCCTTACAGCTGTCTGGGTTACACCTGAATTCACAAAGGCTCTAGAGAAGGGGTATCGTGTGGCCAAAATCTTTGAAGTGTGGAACTTTTCCAGGAAATCAGACACTCTTTTTAAAGAGTACATCAAGACCTTCTTGAGATGCAAGCAGATGGCTTCAGGCTATCCTTCATCGGTCACAGATCAAGAGAGCAAAGACAAGTACATTCGAGACTATCGAGACAGAGAAGGCATTCTTCTTGACCCTGACAGAATAGAGGTCAACAAGACCAAACGAAATGTGTCGAAATTGTACTTAAACTCGCTTTGGGGGAAGCTTTCGCAGAGATGCAATATGCTAACTACGACGATCATTAAAGACCCCGAAGAATTTTTGGAATTTGTTTTTTCGGACCAATACGAAATTTCCCATTTTTCATTCTTGAGTCAAGACATTGTCCTGGTGCAATGGAGACGTAACACAAAGTGGGTTCTACCCCCgggtaatgtaaatgtatttcttGCAGCATTTACCACGGCCTATGGCCGACTTGAATTGTacgccctcatggagcagcttcaGAGGAGGGTTCTTTACCACGACACAGACTCTGTGGTCTATGTAAGCAAACAGGGTGACTGGAGCCCCCCACTTAGCAACTATCTGGGTGGTTTAACGAGTGAACTCAAAGATGGCGACCATATCACAGAATGGTCCTCCTGTGGGCCCAAAAGCTATGCTTTTAGGACTAAAGACAATCACGTGGTGTTGAAAGCCAAAGGCGTGACTCAAAACTACGAAAATGCCTCGCGTGTAAACTTGGAATCAATCACACGCTTGGTCGAGGGGTTCATAAACGATCGGAATAGTGACTTGGAGATTTTGAGCTCCTACAAAAAAATTGTTAGGGATAAAAAGGGCTTCCATCTCAGGAATGCCCCACTTACTAAAAGATTCAGGGTAGTCTATGACAAGAGAATGCTTTTACCTAACGGGACCACACTGCCCTTTGGCTACTGA